The candidate division WOR-3 bacterium genome includes the window TAAATCCGCCAGTGGATTTGAGGTATAATGTTAATTCTTTCATTTTTTATTACCCAAAATTTCTTCGATTTCTTTTAATTTATCACTTCCAAACTTCCTAAAGTCCATTACTACATCAGTTCCATCAGTGCCTTCTTCATAATCTTTGGAAGTTTTCACTTTTATTTTATTTATATCAAATTGTATCTTGCCTGAACCACGCGAACCATAACCACCAAGAGAAGAATCTTCAAGGAGATGCATCGCTTCAAATAGATATTGGATATTAACTAAATCAATGAGGTTATTTTCATTACCTACCTGATATATGCTGTAAACCATCTCTAATTCAAATTCCGAATCTTTGGGCACGCGTTCAATTGTTCTCGGAATTGCTTTAGCAGTAATTCTGTTAAGCACATTTTCGGTCTTCCATTCCGCCTTGGGAAGACCTTTCTCTGCCTGCAGCCGATTAAGCATTTTCTTTGTCGCTTCGGTAGGATGGGCATCTCTTATCATAAGCCGAGTTGGTCCTATTTTTCTTTCTTCCTCAGCAGGTGCACCAAAAATGCGGCAAACGATACAATCTGGTTTACCACAGGTATGAACTTCACCTATCTCCTTCTTTTTCTTGGTACTCTCACTCTCCTTATTGTTTTCTTCTTCTTTTATCTGAATAAGACCTTTTGACCATTCCAGGAGACTGCGCAGTTTACCCTTTAATGAAGAACCAGGAATATAGGGATAACCATCAACCGGATTTTTGATGATTGGATTA containing:
- the csm3 gene encoding type III-A CRISPR-associated RAMP protein Csm3, producing the protein MDYRFRGNIIILGKIKCLTALHIGGMVEGYEIGGMDNPIIKNPVDGYPYIPGSSLKGKLRSLLEWSKGLIQIKEEENNKESESTKKKKEIGEVHTCGKPDCIVCRIFGAPAEEERKIGPTRLMIRDAHPTEATKKMLNRLQAEKGLPKAEWKTENVLNRITAKAIPRTIERVPKDSEFELEMVYSIYQVGNENNLIDLVNIQYLFEAMHLLEDSSLGGYGSRGSGKIQFDINKIKVKTSKDYEEGTDGTDVVMDFRKFGSDKLKEIEEILGNKK